The following coding sequences lie in one Methanofastidiosum sp. genomic window:
- a CDS encoding ATP-binding cassette domain-containing protein produces the protein MSIIEIKDLSRKFGDKIAVDNISFEVSEGEIFGFLGPNGAGKTTTISILCTLLEPTSGYAKISGYNVANDRDNVRHSIGIVFQDPSLDGDLTGEENLRFHGMAYNVPKDTREQRMIDLLEMVDLYEKKDELTKNYSGGMKRRLEIARGLLHHPKVLFLDEPTIGLDPQTRNKIWEHIRELQEKKGITIFLTTHYMEEAENCNRIAIIDRGKIIALDTPDNLKKSLKGDLITLKTSDNEGAKEAIQTCFSIHPEIKDDTIYLYAENGENFVPKLFRALRNYEITSINVRKPTLNDVFLKLTGRQIREETVDGISRMRVSHGRR, from the coding sequence ATGAGTATTATTGAAATTAAAGATCTTTCAAGAAAATTTGGTGATAAAATAGCCGTGGATAACATCTCCTTTGAAGTGAGTGAAGGGGAGATATTTGGCTTTTTGGGGCCTAATGGTGCAGGAAAAACTACAACAATAAGTATCCTTTGTACCCTTCTTGAACCCACATCAGGATATGCCAAAATATCGGGATACAATGTTGCAAATGACAGAGACAATGTCAGACATTCCATAGGAATTGTATTCCAAGATCCATCTTTAGATGGAGATTTAACAGGTGAAGAAAATCTTAGATTTCATGGTATGGCTTACAATGTTCCCAAGGATACAAGAGAACAGAGAATGATTGATTTACTTGAAATGGTTGATCTTTACGAAAAAAAAGATGAACTTACAAAAAATTATTCCGGAGGAATGAAAAGAAGGCTCGAAATAGCTAGAGGTTTGCTTCACCATCCTAAAGTCCTTTTCCTTGATGAGCCTACTATCGGGCTTGATCCTCAAACTAGAAATAAAATATGGGAACATATTAGGGAATTACAGGAAAAAAAAGGCATAACAATTTTTTTGACCACTCATTATATGGAAGAAGCTGAGAACTGTAATAGAATAGCAATCATTGATCGCGGCAAAATAATCGCCTTGGATACCCCAGACAATTTGAAAAAAAGTCTTAAAGGTGACTTGATAACCCTAAAAACATCTGACAATGAAGGTGCAAAAGAAGCTATTCAAACATGTTTTTCTATTCATCCAGAGATTAAAGACGATACAATTTACCTTTACGCAGAAAATGGGGAAAACTTTGTTCCAAAGTTATTTAGAGCTTTAAGAAATTATGAAATCACGTCGATTAATGTTAGAAAACCCACTCTAAATGACGTTTTTTTGAAATTAACTGGGCGCCAGATAAGAGAAGAAACTGTAGATGGAATAAGCAGAATGAGAGTTTCACATGGAAGGCGATAA
- a CDS encoding ABC transporter permease: MLNAIYIIWLREIKKFIRDRSRLVSSIAQPLIWLLLFGTGLGAAFGKVGDLQYIQFMFPGILVMTILFSSMFSAISIIWDRQFGFLKEMLVAPISRTSIAIGKSIGGASRSTIQGLIILIFSPILGIKLTLTKFLMIAPLMFFIAFTISGLGIIIAARMESFEGFNLIINFIIMPMFLLSGAIFPISNLPSWLSVIVNINPLSYGVDIMRWVMTGVTERGAFLDLTVLMLVSVISTTVSVYLFSKGK, translated from the coding sequence ATGTTAAATGCGATCTATATCATATGGCTTAGAGAAATTAAAAAATTTATTCGAGACCGGTCTAGATTAGTTTCTTCAATAGCTCAGCCACTGATTTGGCTTTTACTATTTGGAACAGGATTAGGTGCTGCATTCGGAAAAGTTGGGGATTTACAGTATATACAGTTTATGTTTCCAGGGATATTAGTAATGACAATTCTATTTTCATCGATGTTTTCTGCAATCTCTATTATATGGGATCGTCAGTTTGGATTTCTAAAAGAAATGCTTGTAGCACCAATTAGCAGGACATCAATTGCTATTGGAAAGTCAATCGGTGGTGCTTCAAGGAGCACTATACAAGGTTTGATAATTCTGATTTTCTCACCAATTCTTGGAATAAAATTGACTTTGACTAAATTTTTAATGATAGCACCGCTGATGTTCTTCATAGCATTTACTATATCGGGCCTTGGGATTATCATCGCTGCAAGAATGGAATCATTTGAAGGATTTAATTTAATAATTAACTTCATTATAATGCCAATGTTTCTTTTAAGTGGAGCAATTTTTCCAATATCTAATCTGCCTTCTTGGCTATCCGTGATAGTTAATATCAACCCACTTTCTTATGGAGTAGACATAATGAGGTGGGTAATGACTGGAGTCACAGAAAGGGGCGCGTTTTTAGATTTGACGGTTCTTATGCTAGTCTCAGTTATCTCTACAACAGTCTCAGTGTATCTTTTCTCAAAAGGAAAATAA
- a CDS encoding M42 family metallopeptidase has protein sequence MKELLKKLSEAPGVSGHESKIKKIINNEVKDYVDEIKEDSMGNLITIKKGSDKFKVMIAAHMDEIGFMVKYIDDKGFISFETIGGFDPRSLGSQRVIIHSSKGDFIGVIGIKPPHITPQEEKDRALKVEDLRIDLGLNTKEEVEKLGIKPGDSVTRDISFAKLGKENIVSCKSFDNRAGCTVLIEILKKIKNPDYSLYGVFTTQEEVGLRGAKTAAYGIDIDFAIIIDSTVGGPIPKTESDKVTISLGKGPSIDLMDRGFILSEKVKEILLEAANESGVQYQTHISSGSTDGAAVHITKDGIPTAVISIPSKYIHSTVEIVDLNDLESTLKLVMKSIEIAKNKL, from the coding sequence TTGAAAGAGTTATTGAAGAAACTATCAGAAGCACCGGGTGTTTCAGGTCATGAAAGTAAAATAAAGAAGATAATTAATAATGAAGTAAAAGACTATGTTGATGAGATAAAAGAAGATTCAATGGGAAATTTAATCACGATTAAGAAAGGTTCAGACAAGTTTAAAGTCATGATTGCAGCCCACATGGATGAAATAGGTTTTATGGTGAAATATATTGACGATAAAGGATTTATCTCTTTTGAAACAATAGGCGGATTTGATCCAAGAAGCCTTGGCTCTCAAAGGGTCATAATCCATTCTTCAAAGGGCGACTTTATTGGAGTAATAGGAATAAAACCTCCCCACATAACGCCCCAGGAAGAAAAAGATAGGGCATTAAAAGTAGAAGATTTAAGGATAGATCTTGGATTAAACACAAAAGAAGAAGTCGAAAAACTTGGTATAAAACCGGGGGATTCAGTTACTAGGGACATCTCATTTGCAAAACTTGGAAAAGAGAACATTGTAAGTTGCAAATCTTTTGACAATAGAGCAGGGTGTACAGTTCTAATTGAAATCTTGAAAAAAATTAAAAATCCCGATTATTCATTGTATGGAGTATTTACAACTCAAGAAGAAGTTGGGTTAAGGGGGGCTAAAACAGCTGCTTATGGGATTGATATTGATTTTGCGATTATAATTGACTCAACTGTCGGAGGGCCAATACCTAAAACTGAATCAGATAAAGTTACAATCAGCCTTGGAAAAGGCCCATCTATAGATCTCATGGACAGAGGCTTCATATTGAGTGAAAAGGTAAAAGAAATCTTGTTAGAAGCGGCAAATGAATCCGGGGTACAATACCAAACCCATATTTCAAGTGGAAGTACAGATGGGGCGGCTGTACATATAACAAAAGATGGGATACCAACTGCAGTAATTTCAATTCCCTCAAAATATATCCATTCAACTGTCGAAATAGTAGATTTAAATGATTTAGAAAGCACATTGAAGTTAGTAATGAAATCTATAGAAATAGCAAAAAATAAATTATAA
- a CDS encoding polyprenyl synthetase family protein, translating to MSDIDIIKFIESKKNFIEKTIERYVPKEMGLNNFKSKSRYEVDFKALNYGISQPLWEFLSYGGKRWRPVLFLLISEALGADMKKISDFLVIPEIAHNGTIIIDDIEDGADLRRGKPALHKVYGEDIAINCGNAMYFLPLQVVDEHKGKIEIDILQRVYSIYLEEMRNLHYGQALDITWHKGLLKKEPKVGEYLQMTAFKTGTLARMAARMAVALSEKDEETEDRFGRFAESIGIAFQIQDDLLDLTTTEKEREAFGKSYGNDISEGKRSLAVIYSLLSLEKTKRDRLVKILNSHTKEKKIIEEAINLIKETGSIEISRETANKIVLESWKEIERDLEESEAKLYLKAFSEFLIKRKI from the coding sequence ATGTCTGATATTGATATTATTAAATTCATTGAGAGCAAGAAGAACTTTATTGAAAAAACTATAGAGAGATATGTCCCTAAGGAAATGGGACTTAATAACTTTAAATCAAAATCGAGATATGAAGTTGATTTTAAAGCTTTGAATTATGGCATATCCCAACCCCTCTGGGAATTTCTTAGTTATGGGGGAAAAAGGTGGAGGCCTGTTCTTTTCCTTTTAATATCTGAAGCACTTGGCGCAGATATGAAGAAGATAAGTGATTTTTTAGTTATACCTGAAATTGCACATAATGGAACAATAATTATCGATGATATCGAGGATGGTGCAGATTTAAGGAGAGGAAAACCTGCACTTCACAAAGTGTACGGAGAGGATATAGCGATTAACTGTGGCAATGCAATGTATTTCTTACCCCTTCAAGTTGTCGACGAACACAAAGGAAAGATAGAAATTGATATACTTCAGAGGGTCTATTCTATTTATCTAGAAGAAATGAGAAATCTTCACTATGGACAAGCTTTGGATATAACATGGCACAAAGGATTACTGAAAAAAGAGCCAAAAGTTGGAGAATATCTCCAAATGACTGCGTTTAAGACTGGTACACTAGCTAGAATGGCGGCCAGGATGGCTGTAGCTTTATCAGAAAAAGATGAAGAAACTGAGGATAGATTTGGAAGATTTGCAGAAAGCATTGGGATTGCATTCCAAATTCAAGATGATCTGTTAGATTTAACTACAACTGAAAAAGAAAGAGAGGCTTTTGGTAAATCATATGGCAATGATATAAGCGAGGGCAAAAGAAGTCTTGCGGTAATTTATTCTTTGCTATCTTTAGAAAAAACAAAAAGGGATAGATTAGTCAAAATTTTGAATTCACACACCAAAGAAAAGAAAATTATTGAAGAGGCTATTAATTTAATCAAAGAAACAGGATCTATTGAGATATCTAGAGAAACTGCAAATAAAATCGTTCTTGAATCTTGGAAAGAAATAGAAAGGGATCTCGAAGAAAGTGAAGCCAAACTCTACTTAAAGGCTTTCTCTGAGTTTCTAATAAAAAGAAAGATTTAA